Proteins encoded together in one Desulfovibrio sp. UCD-KL4C window:
- a CDS encoding ABC transporter ATP-binding protein, whose protein sequence is MPNDLSVQNIVKKFDKFTAVDNVSFDVPEGSFFSILGPSGCGKTTLLRMIAGFEEPTSGVLEIRGKNMLGVPPNRRPVNLVFQHLALFPMMDVAENIAFGLKRRGVSGPEIKKKTEAILERVGLPGYGVKQVNQLSGGQKQRVAIARCLVLEPSVLLLDEPLGALDLKLREQMKVELKKLQAKVGTTFIYITHDQSEALVMSDKVAVMNRGQFEQIDTPQNLYGNPATPFVAQFVGDNNKWRGKVTQSNSNEVLLETDEGYSFRTKANSSCSTGSTVDLFLRPEAMSIEPQQTEGLNVFDVTVKAILFDGANSRLLTVTKEDHELVVTLPQNHKFDHIVAGDAISVGWHPDSGICFEAEG, encoded by the coding sequence TTTTGACGTTCCCGAGGGATCCTTTTTTTCTATTCTAGGTCCATCCGGTTGTGGCAAAACCACGCTGCTACGCATGATAGCAGGATTTGAAGAGCCTACCTCAGGTGTACTTGAGATTCGTGGTAAAAATATGCTTGGTGTTCCTCCAAACCGGCGTCCTGTTAATCTTGTTTTCCAGCACCTTGCTTTGTTTCCTATGATGGATGTTGCAGAGAACATTGCGTTCGGTCTTAAACGCCGAGGAGTAAGTGGACCTGAAATTAAAAAGAAAACAGAGGCTATACTCGAAAGGGTCGGTCTTCCTGGATATGGCGTAAAACAAGTTAATCAACTTTCCGGTGGACAGAAACAGCGCGTCGCAATTGCTCGCTGTCTAGTACTGGAACCTTCTGTGCTTTTACTTGATGAACCGCTTGGGGCACTTGATCTCAAATTACGTGAACAGATGAAAGTTGAGCTTAAAAAGCTTCAGGCCAAGGTCGGTACCACCTTCATATATATTACTCACGATCAGTCCGAAGCTCTTGTTATGTCTGATAAGGTTGCTGTAATGAACCGCGGGCAGTTTGAGCAGATAGATACTCCTCAAAATCTTTATGGTAATCCGGCCACTCCTTTTGTCGCTCAGTTTGTAGGGGACAATAATAAATGGAGAGGAAAAGTAACTCAAAGCAATTCAAATGAAGTGCTACTTGAAACGGATGAAGGATATTCATTCCGCACTAAGGCTAATTCTTCGTGTTCTACCGGAAGTACTGTGGATCTGTTCCTTCGCCCTGAGGCAATGAGTATTGAGCCGCAGCAGACTGAAGGTCTTAATGTGTTTGATGTGACCGTTAAGGCGATCCTGTTTGACGGAGCCAACAGTCGCCTTCTAACCGTGACGAAAGAAGATCATGAACTTGTTGTTACTCTTCCGCAAAATCATAAATTTGATCATATCGTAGCAGGGGATGCTATTTCAGTAGGCTGGCATCCTGATTCCGGAATCTGTTTCGAGGCGGAGGGATAA
- a CDS encoding ABC transporter permease — translation MKRSRLAFWIFFAPVFLWLFLLIVLPHLELLTMSFMGENDYGDTVWTLNNYMNFFNEPVYWYTFVRTAMFAILTTFITFLLAMPVSFYIAKLARTKVQGALMIMLLLPFWVSELVRIYGWMILLRESGVLNYFMLQLGIIDKPIEMLYNDASMIMGLVYTSMLFMIVPLVSVMESLDDSLIEAAHDLGAGSFAIWRTIILPHCKPGITSGSIVVFMLALGNYLTPNLMGGKNSLWFTEQIYNQFIASFNWNQGAAFGFLLLLLSSLIIWVGLKLTGQKLGEVAS, via the coding sequence ATGAAACGTTCCCGTCTTGCCTTTTGGATATTTTTTGCTCCGGTTTTCTTATGGTTGTTTCTTTTGATTGTATTGCCGCATCTTGAACTTTTGACCATGAGTTTCATGGGTGAAAATGATTATGGAGATACCGTCTGGACCCTTAATAACTATATGAATTTCTTTAATGAACCTGTGTACTGGTATACTTTCGTGCGCACGGCTATGTTTGCAATTCTTACAACTTTCATTACTTTTTTACTTGCCATGCCGGTTTCTTTTTATATTGCCAAGCTGGCTCGAACTAAAGTGCAGGGCGCGCTTATGATCATGTTGCTGCTGCCTTTCTGGGTCAGCGAACTGGTTCGTATTTATGGCTGGATGATACTTTTGCGTGAGTCAGGTGTTCTAAATTATTTTATGCTTCAGCTCGGTATCATCGATAAACCGATAGAGATGCTTTATAATGATGCCAGCATGATCATGGGACTTGTTTACACTTCTATGTTGTTTATGATTGTTCCGCTTGTTTCAGTTATGGAAAGTCTGGATGACAGCTTAATTGAAGCTGCTCACGATCTCGGAGCAGGGTCATTTGCAATCTGGCGCACTATAATTCTTCCGCATTGCAAACCGGGTATCACATCCGGATCAATAGTCGTTTTTATGCTTGCACTTGGTAACTATCTAACTCCTAATCTTATGGGTGGTAAAAATTCGCTTTGGTTTACCGAGCAGATTTATAATCAGTTTATCGCTAGTTTTAACTGGAATCAGGGAGCAGCGTTCGGGTTCTTACTTCTGCTTCTAAGTTCTCTTATTATTTGGGTAGGCCTAAAACTTACTGGCCAAAAACTCGGGGAGGTGGCGTCATGA
- a CDS encoding ABC transporter permease, with protein MIRSLPRSKKYDCSFNLFILLYFTFLFAPLLVTCVLAFNNSNYPSLPWQGFSLDWFFADGPDRIGLFHDSQNLRSIVTSFQTAFFVSILSVVVGTCASFLFEKENFRFKGALYFLMLAPLVIPGVILGISLLLAANYAGTYFDNTMGIDLDIFRPSFWLVVLGQFSFITTFVTLVVSARLRKFDISLEEAALNLGATPFEVIWHVTLKFLRPSLIGAGAVAFLMSFENFNTTLFLVGSEPTLPINLYLQVRDGSTPVINAVSLMLIVGTSLLALANLYFTKKEV; from the coding sequence ATGATTCGTTCTCTGCCGAGAAGTAAGAAATATGACTGCTCTTTTAATCTTTTTATTTTACTTTACTTCACATTTCTTTTTGCTCCTTTGCTGGTCACCTGTGTACTGGCTTTCAATAATTCCAATTATCCATCATTACCGTGGCAGGGATTCAGTCTTGATTGGTTTTTTGCCGATGGCCCGGACAGGATAGGGTTGTTTCACGATAGTCAGAATTTACGTTCTATTGTAACCAGCTTTCAAACAGCGTTTTTTGTTTCTATCTTAAGCGTTGTTGTTGGAACCTGTGCGAGTTTTCTTTTTGAGAAAGAAAATTTTCGTTTCAAGGGCGCGTTGTATTTCTTAATGCTCGCTCCGCTGGTAATCCCCGGTGTTATTTTAGGTATTTCCCTGCTTTTGGCCGCGAATTATGCAGGTACTTACTTTGATAATACAATGGGAATAGATTTGGATATATTCAGGCCTAGTTTTTGGCTTGTTGTGCTGGGGCAGTTTTCTTTTATAACGACATTTGTCACTTTAGTTGTTTCAGCACGACTGCGTAAGTTTGATATTTCCCTTGAGGAAGCCGCGTTGAACCTCGGCGCAACACCGTTTGAAGTTATATGGCATGTCACTTTGAAGTTTTTGCGTCCATCACTGATTGGAGCTGGAGCTGTTGCATTCTTGATGAGCTTTGAAAACTTTAATACTACTTTGTTTCTAGTCGGTTCTGAACCGACCTTGCCTATTAATCTTTATCTTCAAGTCCGAGACGGCAGTACTCCGGTTATCAATGCTGTTTCTCTTATGCTGATTGTCGGTACATCCTTACTTGCCTTAGCTAATCTCTATTTCACCAAGAAAGAAGTTTAA